One stretch of Salvia miltiorrhiza cultivar Shanhuang (shh) unplaced genomic scaffold, IMPLAD_Smil_shh fragScaff_scaffold_107_1, whole genome shotgun sequence DNA includes these proteins:
- the LOC131002313 gene encoding uncharacterized protein LOC131002313 — MSRCRRMCRRTEPPTSAALSGRSLQILSFLWGICRLMLTALRLPTCFNKPEVWRRLRLVKLVVIGGSQKIKLEMNFLRFSIPKLQCHRACCVYILTFLKVCGGLNESYVELKSFVNSQEKLYQMAS; from the exons ATGTCGCGCTGTCGTCGGATGTGCAGGAGGACGGAACCCCCTACATCGGCGGCGCTGAGCGGGAGGAGTCTCCAGATTTTAAGCTTTTTGTGGGGAATTTGCCGTTTGATGTTGACAGCGCTGCGCTTGCCAACTTGTTTCAATAAGCCGGAAGTGTGGAGGAGGTTGAG GTTGGTAAAGCTGGTGGTGATAGGTGGAAGTCAAAAAATCAAGCTTGAGATGAATTTCTTGAGGTTTTCTATACCGAAGCTTCAATGTCACAGAGCATGTTGTGTTTACATTCTTACATTCTTGAAG GTTTGTGGTGGATTAAATGAGTCGTACGTTGAGCTGAAGAgttttgtgaattcacaagaaaagttgTACCAGATGGCTAGCTAG